One window of Tenacibaculum maritimum NCIMB 2154 genomic DNA carries:
- a CDS encoding DegT/DnrJ/EryC1/StrS family aminotransferase: protein MKYPLASSTWDSNEIKAIQSVINKDMYTMGASVKEFEHQFADYVGAKYAVMVNSGSSANLLAVAALFYTKTPLLKRGDEVIVPAVSWSTTYYPLYQYGLKLKFVDIDLHTLNFDLDALENAISDQTKMIFAVNLLGNSNNYETITKIIGDRNIILLEDNCESMGAEFNNKQTGTFGVMGTFSTFFSHHMATMEGGLICTDNEELYHILLATRSHGWTRHLPEINKVANKSNNQFEESFRFILPGYNVRPVEMSGAIGIEQLKKLPSFIKQRRENATYFQSRFKNHKDFFIQKEIGASSWFGFSFVIKPTSTLKREEIVQKLTQNNIDCRPIVTGNFARKEVLRFFDYEIFEKLKNADYIDKNGFFVGNHHTSIKEEIDHLYNILTD, encoded by the coding sequence ATGAAATACCCCTTAGCTTCTTCTACTTGGGACTCGAATGAAATAAAAGCAATCCAGTCTGTTATAAACAAAGATATGTACACTATGGGAGCAAGTGTAAAAGAGTTTGAGCATCAATTTGCTGATTATGTTGGAGCCAAATATGCCGTCATGGTAAACTCTGGCTCTTCTGCAAATTTATTAGCTGTTGCCGCCCTATTTTATACTAAAACTCCCCTACTAAAAAGAGGAGATGAAGTTATTGTTCCTGCCGTTTCATGGTCAACAACATACTATCCTCTATATCAATATGGCTTAAAATTAAAATTTGTTGATATTGATTTGCATACTTTAAATTTTGATTTGGACGCTTTAGAGAATGCTATTTCTGATCAAACTAAAATGATTTTTGCAGTCAATCTTCTAGGCAATTCAAATAATTACGAAACTATCACTAAAATTATAGGAGATAGAAATATTATTTTATTAGAAGATAATTGTGAGTCAATGGGAGCAGAATTCAATAACAAACAAACAGGCACATTTGGAGTTATGGGAACTTTCTCTACTTTTTTCTCTCACCATATGGCTACAATGGAAGGAGGATTAATTTGTACTGATAATGAAGAACTTTACCATATTTTATTAGCTACTAGATCACACGGTTGGACACGTCATCTACCAGAAATTAACAAAGTAGCTAATAAATCAAATAACCAATTTGAAGAATCTTTTCGATTTATCTTACCTGGTTATAATGTTCGTCCTGTAGAAATGAGCGGAGCTATTGGCATTGAACAATTGAAAAAACTACCTTCCTTTATTAAGCAAAGAAGAGAAAATGCAACATATTTTCAATCTCGCTTCAAAAACCATAAAGATTTTTTCATTCAAAAAGAAATAGGCGCTAGTAGCTGGTTCGGATTTAGTTTTGTAATCAAACCTACTTCTACCTTAAAAAGAGAAGAAATTGTACAAAAACTAACTCAAAACAACATAGATTGCCGTCCTATAGTAACAGGTAACTTTGCACGTAAAGAAGTACTCCGATTTTTTGATTATGAAATTTTTGAGAAATTAAAAAATGCTGATTATATTGATAAAAACGGCTTTTTTGTAGGAAACCATCATACTTCTATTAAAGAAGAAATAGACCATTTATATAATATCTTAACAGATTAA
- a CDS encoding oligosaccharide flippase family protein codes for MFAQGNATLQKYKGLLANLGYLTVIKVFNLILPLIVFPYLLQTLGSQKYGLVIFAESIVVYLVIFISFGFALSGTKEISIHRDNKKKVNEIVSSVYIIKGVIFLISTFCFFIFSSFFLKYKEHQLLFFITMHLALYEFLFPFWVFQGIEKMKYITYIDLISRVVFVLLIFVYIKSPNDYLFVPTFQGIGSIISICIGLYILYTKEKIRFIIPPYAVIKKYAKESLLYFTSTLSIQVFTNSNRFLIGSFIGMTNLAYYDIVEKIIKILAVPTTVLRTVLIPFVNKTKDKKIVRNITKLMAISSIFIVFGVWLFANEIIYLVTKQHHEKISYYLKIYSLIILLYNLSNYYLVVSLNAFGYQKLFMKTMLSSVALYLVLIFIIFLGKLFIVDYFISVLIIVELFIVFNTYHISYKKNLL; via the coding sequence ATGTTTGCTCAAGGAAATGCTACTTTACAAAAATATAAAGGGCTGTTGGCTAACCTAGGTTACTTAACAGTTATTAAGGTTTTTAATTTAATCTTACCTCTAATTGTATTTCCTTATTTATTACAAACTCTAGGTTCTCAAAAATATGGCTTGGTCATTTTTGCAGAATCAATAGTAGTTTATCTAGTCATTTTCATAAGTTTTGGCTTTGCTTTATCAGGTACAAAAGAAATTTCTATACATAGAGATAATAAAAAAAAAGTAAATGAAATTGTTAGTAGTGTATATATCATAAAAGGCGTTATTTTTCTTATATCTACCTTCTGCTTCTTTATATTTTCTTCTTTCTTTTTAAAATATAAAGAGCATCAATTGCTTTTTTTTATTACAATGCACTTAGCTTTATACGAGTTTTTATTTCCTTTTTGGGTTTTTCAAGGAATTGAAAAAATGAAATATATTACTTATATTGATTTAATAAGCAGGGTAGTCTTTGTTCTTTTAATTTTCGTTTATATAAAATCTCCTAATGATTATTTATTCGTTCCTACTTTTCAAGGAATCGGTTCAATAATTTCTATTTGTATTGGACTATATATACTTTATACTAAAGAAAAAATAAGGTTTATAATACCTCCTTATGCCGTAATAAAAAAATACGCTAAAGAGAGCCTTTTATACTTTACTTCTACACTATCTATACAAGTATTTACCAACTCTAATAGATTTTTAATAGGCTCTTTCATTGGAATGACTAATTTAGCGTATTATGACATCGTTGAAAAAATTATTAAAATATTAGCGGTTCCTACAACAGTACTTAGAACGGTTTTAATCCCTTTTGTAAATAAAACAAAGGATAAAAAAATTGTACGAAATATCACCAAATTAATGGCTATTAGCTCAATTTTTATTGTTTTTGGAGTTTGGTTATTTGCTAATGAAATTATTTATTTAGTTACGAAGCAACATCATGAAAAAATAAGCTATTACTTAAAAATTTATTCATTAATAATACTACTTTACAATTTGAGCAATTACTATTTAGTAGTTAGTTTAAATGCCTTTGGGTATCAAAAATTATTTATGAAAACAATGCTCTCGTCAGTAGCCTTATATTTAGTTTTGATATTCATTATTTTCTTAGGTAAATTATTTATTGTTGATTATTTCATAAGTGTATTAATCATTGTTGAATTGTTTATTGTTTTTAACACCTATCATATTTCTTATAAAAAAAACTTACTATAA
- a CDS encoding glycosyltransferase family 2 protein, with protein MSKHPLVSIVTVSFNSAVTIKDTIEGVLQQTYPNIEYLIIDGKSTDTTLDIVKSYEDKFAEKKISYKWLSEKDNGIYDAYNKGVSLASGDIIGIINSDDWYNNNAIEEIIRVFSNQKFAIVSGEKRKVTLHKKTYGFYYNKKNIGKYVHKVMPLNFPATFIHKTVYNKIGLYDTQYKLSADYDLIFRAYKANASFLFTDKVIVNMRNSGATGQLSSLWLTAKEDQHIRKKNNVKWTNFYYLKRIIFNCLVIGRDTFKSFFIFKKK; from the coding sequence ATGAGCAAACATCCATTGGTTAGCATTGTTACAGTTTCTTTTAATAGCGCAGTAACTATAAAGGATACTATTGAAGGAGTATTACAACAAACATATCCAAATATCGAGTACCTCATTATAGACGGAAAATCTACGGATACTACTTTAGATATTGTAAAATCTTACGAAGATAAATTTGCTGAAAAAAAAATCAGTTATAAATGGTTAAGTGAAAAAGACAATGGAATTTACGACGCTTATAATAAAGGGGTTTCTTTAGCTTCTGGTGATATTATAGGAATAATTAATAGTGATGATTGGTATAATAATAACGCTATTGAAGAAATTATACGTGTTTTTTCAAACCAAAAATTCGCAATTGTTTCTGGTGAAAAAAGGAAAGTCACCCTTCATAAAAAGACATATGGTTTTTATTATAACAAAAAAAATATAGGTAAATACGTTCATAAAGTAATGCCTTTAAATTTTCCTGCAACATTTATTCATAAGACTGTTTACAATAAAATAGGTCTTTATGACACACAATATAAATTGTCAGCCGATTACGATTTAATTTTTAGAGCTTATAAAGCAAATGCTTCTTTTTTATTTACAGATAAGGTAATTGTAAACATGAGAAATTCTGGAGCTACTGGCCAACTAAGTAGCTTATGGCTAACAGCAAAGGAAGATCAACATATTCGTAAAAAAAACAATGTTAAATGGACGAATTTTTACTATTTAAAAAGAATAATTTTTAATTGCTTAGTAATTGGTAGAGATACTTTCAAAAGTTTTTTTATTTTCAAAAAAAAGTAA
- a CDS encoding class I SAM-dependent methyltransferase → MIDKISKLLDILLLPFIIPAAFILKFVRRLGLNRLPFTRKMLVKIGVIPIINHYYDPFFSEKDLQKPLNEERSLMGIDWNINEQLALLKSFSFSNEFSEIPDDYKNDLSFHFNNGSFCSGDAEYWYNMIRLKQPKKIIEIGSGHSTKIAQKAILKNKELNLEYNCLHTCIEPYEMPWLEKLNINVIREKVENIELSFFKTLEEGDILFIDSSHIIKPQGDVLFEYFEILPILNKGVIVHIHDIFSPRNYLKEWVIDTHRLWNEQYLLEAFLNSNKNWRIIGAVNYLKHNHYALLHSKCPRLTVNREPGSFYIVKN, encoded by the coding sequence ATGATTGATAAGATTAGTAAATTATTAGACATTTTGTTATTACCTTTTATTATTCCTGCTGCATTTATCCTAAAATTTGTTAGAAGGCTTGGTTTAAATCGACTTCCTTTCACTAGAAAAATGCTCGTTAAAATAGGGGTTATACCTATTATAAATCATTATTACGATCCATTTTTCTCTGAAAAAGATTTACAAAAACCTCTAAACGAAGAAAGAAGTTTAATGGGAATTGACTGGAATATCAATGAGCAATTAGCTTTATTAAAAAGCTTTTCTTTTTCTAATGAGTTTTCAGAAATACCAGATGACTATAAAAACGATTTATCTTTTCACTTTAATAATGGTTCTTTTTGCTCAGGAGATGCAGAGTATTGGTATAATATGATACGGTTAAAGCAGCCTAAAAAAATCATCGAAATTGGGTCTGGGCATTCAACTAAAATAGCGCAAAAAGCTATTTTAAAAAATAAAGAATTAAATCTTGAATATAATTGCCTCCATACTTGTATAGAACCTTATGAAATGCCTTGGCTAGAAAAACTTAATATCAATGTTATTAGAGAAAAGGTAGAAAATATTGAATTGAGCTTTTTTAAAACCTTGGAAGAAGGAGATATTTTATTTATTGATTCTTCACATATTATTAAGCCTCAAGGCGATGTTTTATTTGAATACTTTGAAATTTTGCCCATACTAAATAAAGGAGTTATTGTTCATATTCATGATATTTTTTCTCCTAGAAACTATTTGAAAGAATGGGTTATAGATACGCATAGACTTTGGAATGAACAATATCTTTTAGAAGCTTTTTTAAATTCAAATAAAAATTGGAGAATTATTGGTGCTGTAAATTATTTAAAACATAATCATTATGCACTATTACACTCAAAATGTCCTAGACTCACTGTAAATAGAGAACCAGGTTCTTTTTATATTGTAAAAAATTAA
- a CDS encoding O-antigen ligase family protein: MIKKLFYLFIFFAPFTSFFALSAWLRLPVIINQLLFITLLITLLKNNRINTKWLVKEDLYLLSFLGLIWLSFFLGFREKRSFNHSLAYTNAIIFFFFLSKYIIHFLRVSSIKIAKVFYLSFIFSSIIILIDFIGKNYYNFSLRETYATSESSNMNYFIRSNMFRVGGVAEEPGSMALFYNIYFGVSLYYLYQKDKIKLFKWLFILFALVHFAMLSNAGITLTLVALIIIFLINKLQHKVISKTQLFWIVGVFSLLILSSFFIIFFDIGHSNKFLEDFSNKIFFNESHKSYSSSGQRLLQWQRALVNFFKHPILGNGPGFGVHEDTEGYLSIYLTILSDIGFIAFVFFMGFIKKIIEKVMLLPIHIRNFILFSNITLLFHIFIVADFYHAPIWILFAFVQLIYREQKSIQP, from the coding sequence ATGATTAAAAAACTGTTTTATTTATTTATTTTTTTTGCTCCTTTTACCAGTTTTTTTGCATTATCTGCTTGGTTAAGATTACCTGTTATCATAAATCAATTACTTTTTATTACACTATTAATTACACTCTTAAAAAATAACCGTATAAATACAAAGTGGCTTGTAAAAGAAGATCTTTATTTACTTTCTTTCTTGGGTTTAATTTGGTTAAGCTTTTTTTTAGGTTTTAGAGAAAAAAGAAGTTTTAATCACTCTTTAGCCTATACCAATGCTATTATCTTTTTCTTCTTTTTATCTAAATATATTATTCATTTTTTGCGTGTTTCTTCTATTAAAATAGCAAAAGTATTCTACCTCTCATTCATTTTTAGCTCTATCATTATACTTATTGACTTCATTGGTAAAAATTACTACAATTTTAGTCTTAGAGAAACCTATGCTACAAGTGAATCTTCCAATATGAATTACTTTATTCGATCTAATATGTTTCGTGTAGGAGGGGTTGCTGAAGAACCTGGAAGCATGGCCTTATTTTATAATATTTATTTTGGAGTTTCTTTATATTACCTCTACCAAAAAGACAAAATAAAACTATTTAAATGGCTTTTTATACTCTTTGCTCTTGTTCATTTTGCTATGCTTTCTAATGCTGGAATTACCTTAACCTTAGTGGCTTTAATCATTATATTTTTAATAAATAAATTACAACACAAAGTCATTTCCAAAACCCAACTTTTTTGGATTGTAGGTGTTTTTTCTTTATTAATATTAAGTAGCTTCTTTATAATTTTCTTTGACATTGGTCATAGTAATAAGTTTCTAGAAGATTTTTCTAATAAAATATTCTTTAATGAAAGCCATAAATCTTATTCTTCTAGCGGACAAAGACTGTTGCAATGGCAAAGGGCTTTAGTCAATTTTTTTAAACATCCTATTTTAGGTAATGGTCCTGGGTTTGGTGTTCATGAAGATACAGAAGGTTATTTGAGTATTTATTTAACCATACTCTCTGATATTGGCTTCATTGCTTTTGTCTTTTTTATGGGATTCATCAAAAAAATTATTGAAAAAGTAATGCTATTACCTATACATATTAGAAACTTTATTTTATTCAGTAACATCACTCTTCTCTTTCATATATTCATTGTAGCAGACTTCTACCATGCTCCTATATGGATTTTATTTGCATTCGTTCAGTTGATTTATAGAGAACAAAAAAGTATTCAACCATGA
- a CDS encoding glycosyltransferase family 4 protein yields MTIIHIITSLGIGGAEKLLVNVVNEQVKQHSVHIIYLKPIKDLVPVLDANIKVKQIPLNFLTVSRLKKYYKTVKPTVIHTHLGHADLLGIWSARNQKANIFCTMHNIYFKKNFLDAIFFKCYTYLFLKISKNCKVISISKSVEEHVLKKLKLPQNRSFLLYNAIPNSIKAYKTTKNKTINLLFIGRLEKQKSIPTFLKAIYQLKQQQNVNITATIVGDGSLKKELETLAKKLQIKHLVNFVGKQEDTNPFYNNAGIFILPSIWEGFGIVLLEAFRAKVPIIASNIEGPSELINHNVNGLLFEPENHIELANHILLLINNSSLRERLAQKGFSTFTEKFQINTYVKKLNELYEHF; encoded by the coding sequence ATGACCATTATACATATTATAACCTCACTTGGAATTGGAGGTGCTGAAAAGTTATTAGTAAATGTAGTTAATGAACAAGTAAAGCAACATTCAGTACATATAATTTACCTAAAACCTATTAAAGATTTAGTTCCTGTTTTAGATGCAAACATAAAAGTAAAACAAATTCCTTTAAATTTTTTAACAGTATCCCGATTAAAAAAATATTATAAAACTGTAAAACCAACTGTAATACATACACACTTAGGACATGCAGATTTATTAGGTATTTGGAGTGCTAGAAATCAAAAAGCTAACATTTTTTGTACCATGCATAATATTTATTTTAAAAAGAACTTTTTGGACGCCATCTTTTTTAAATGTTATACTTATCTCTTTTTAAAAATTAGTAAAAACTGTAAAGTTATTTCTATTTCTAAGTCCGTAGAAGAGCACGTTTTAAAAAAATTAAAACTACCTCAAAATCGCTCTTTTTTACTTTATAACGCTATTCCTAATTCTATCAAAGCTTATAAAACAACCAAAAACAAGACCATTAATTTGTTATTTATTGGTAGATTAGAAAAACAAAAATCTATACCTACTTTTCTAAAAGCTATTTATCAACTAAAACAACAACAAAATGTAAATATAACTGCCACGATTGTTGGTGATGGTAGCTTAAAAAAAGAATTAGAAACTCTTGCTAAAAAATTACAAATAAAGCACTTGGTTAATTTTGTAGGAAAACAAGAAGATACGAACCCTTTTTATAATAATGCTGGTATTTTTATTTTGCCTTCAATTTGGGAAGGTTTCGGTATTGTTTTATTAGAAGCTTTTAGAGCAAAAGTTCCTATTATTGCTAGTAATATTGAAGGACCTTCTGAATTGATAAATCATAACGTAAACGGCTTATTATTTGAACCAGAAAACCATATTGAACTAGCCAACCATATCCTACTTTTAATAAATAACTCCTCTTTAAGAGAGCGGCTGGCTCAAAAAGGATTTAGTACTTTTACCGAAAAATTCCAAATCAATACCTACGTTAAAAAATTGAATGAATTATATGAACATTTTTAA
- a CDS encoding O-antigen ligase family protein gives MNIFNKLYKGSVITDIYALILFSLVSLCFVFTSKVITPTIILVIGYQFYRYFKNKVSATYFFTTFFYLLIYAAIFYGSIHKIILIALLIFLSILYFKRNITNTPRYTSEIIILIFSGLILINHFIFPPYLKGLDVYIYYFLIPFLFLGIKKQNFNFSITKSIKVYISSILVATFFLFITNIYHGTLFLKTNTFFPKYIGIIHVYYGMFLGAACCLLLYLYAVKKHYYNTFIDICIFSILVILLAYTGARISLIAVIISLLFYAYTKINLSTYKKVCLVGLLLFGFTFIGTKIPRVQYGIQEIQHLYNAVKTNNKEYLINNSWRNMNQRFLVTKYTLQEIKEHFLLGIGIQNVTNQISNKIIKDGYKHFKPINSHNQYLNVMVSMGFISFLYFIFLLLYFIKQSNNAIYFFLFFLIIMFTESILVRGKGISLFFLFTLIFSVKRKSLDD, from the coding sequence ATGAACATTTTTAATAAACTATACAAAGGCAGCGTTATTACAGATATATACGCGCTAATCTTATTTTCCTTAGTATCTCTTTGCTTTGTTTTTACTAGCAAAGTAATCACTCCTACGATCATACTCGTTATTGGTTATCAATTTTACAGGTATTTTAAAAACAAAGTATCAGCTACCTATTTTTTTACTACTTTTTTTTACCTGTTAATATATGCGGCTATCTTCTATGGCAGCATTCATAAAATCATACTCATCGCACTTCTTATTTTTTTAAGTATTTTATACTTTAAAAGGAATATAACTAATACCCCTCGATATACCTCTGAAATTATTATCCTAATTTTTTCTGGGCTTATTCTTATAAATCACTTTATATTTCCTCCTTATTTAAAAGGATTAGATGTATATATTTACTACTTCTTAATACCTTTTTTGTTTTTAGGTATAAAAAAACAAAACTTCAATTTTTCAATAACGAAATCAATAAAAGTATATATATCTTCTATCTTAGTAGCTACTTTTTTCCTATTTATAACGAATATATATCATGGAACACTCTTCTTAAAAACAAATACATTTTTTCCAAAATATATAGGAATTATCCATGTGTATTATGGTATGTTTTTAGGAGCCGCTTGTTGTTTATTACTCTACTTATACGCTGTAAAAAAACACTATTATAATACCTTTATAGATATTTGTATCTTTTCCATATTAGTTATATTACTAGCTTATACAGGAGCTAGAATCTCATTAATCGCTGTAATAATCAGCCTTCTTTTTTATGCATACACAAAAATTAACCTTTCAACTTATAAAAAAGTTTGCTTAGTAGGACTATTACTTTTTGGATTTACCTTTATAGGAACCAAAATACCTCGTGTGCAATACGGCATCCAAGAAATTCAACATCTATATAATGCTGTAAAAACAAATAACAAAGAATATCTAATTAACAATTCATGGCGTAATATGAATCAGCGCTTTTTAGTAACCAAATATACACTACAAGAAATTAAAGAACATTTTCTATTGGGTATAGGTATTCAAAATGTTACAAATCAAATTAGCAATAAAATAATAAAAGATGGATACAAACACTTTAAACCTATAAACTCACACAATCAGTACTTAAATGTAATGGTTTCAATGGGGTTTATTTCTTTTTTATATTTCATATTTCTACTTCTTTATTTTATAAAACAATCTAACAATGCTATATATTTCTTCTTGTTCTTTTTAATTATTATGTTTACAGAATCTATCTTAGTTAGAGGAAAAGGAATATCTTTATTTTTTCTTTTTACTCTCATTTTTTCAGTAAAAAGAAAATCATTAGATGATTAA
- a CDS encoding glycosyltransferase, whose protein sequence is MIKIIHIARPLGGIGVYIDLLSKNIDNNTFSNSIICNTKEKGIDIKNANEKSITKFHVNLIREISPINDIKCFFKIINILQKEKPTIVHCHSAKAGVLGRFAAIVLKIPVVYTPHAYSFLSTKSKLKKQLFKGVESLFRFFNANTIACSASEYHRAIYDVGLKKEKVYVWNNSIEYPIKAKNNSNFIFPDEFICSIGRPSYQKNTELLIKSIAKIRQKISTVHLVILGVGLYSPLIKDIEALIKKYALEKNITLVPWCDRLETMDILKKCQIYTSTSRYEGLPYSVIEALALSKPCVVTNVDGNKDLVKNNFNGFLVSENEGEIAKKIIQLLKDKTTRTLFAQNAHEDFLKNYSIQNTIHKLENIYKTILLP, encoded by the coding sequence ATGATTAAAATAATTCACATAGCGCGGCCTCTAGGAGGCATTGGAGTTTATATTGATTTATTATCAAAAAATATTGATAATAATACTTTTTCTAATAGTATCATCTGTAATACTAAAGAGAAGGGAATTGACATAAAAAATGCTAACGAAAAAAGTATTACAAAATTTCATGTTAACCTAATACGCGAAATCAGCCCAATAAATGATATCAAATGCTTTTTTAAAATCATAAATATCTTACAGAAAGAAAAACCAACTATTGTACACTGCCATAGTGCTAAAGCTGGGGTTTTAGGTAGGTTTGCTGCTATTGTTTTAAAAATACCTGTCGTATATACACCTCATGCCTACTCTTTTTTAAGTACAAAATCAAAACTTAAAAAGCAACTTTTCAAAGGTGTTGAAAGTCTTTTCCGTTTTTTTAATGCCAATACAATAGCTTGCTCTGCTTCTGAATATCATAGAGCTATTTATGATGTTGGCTTAAAAAAAGAAAAAGTATATGTATGGAATAATTCTATCGAATATCCTATAAAAGCGAAGAATAATAGCAATTTTATATTCCCTGACGAATTTATATGCTCTATTGGGCGTCCTTCTTATCAAAAAAATACAGAACTATTAATCAAATCAATAGCCAAAATAAGGCAAAAAATAAGCACAGTTCATTTAGTCATTTTAGGAGTAGGTCTATATTCTCCATTAATAAAAGATATTGAAGCTTTAATCAAAAAGTACGCCCTTGAAAAAAATATAACATTGGTTCCTTGGTGCGATCGCTTAGAAACCATGGATATACTGAAAAAGTGCCAGATATATACCTCTACTTCAAGATATGAAGGTCTTCCTTACTCTGTTATAGAGGCTTTGGCTTTATCAAAACCTTGCGTAGTAACCAATGTAGATGGAAATAAAGATTTGGTTAAAAACAATTTCAATGGCTTTTTAGTTTCAGAAAATGAAGGTGAAATTGCTAAAAAAATTATTCAGTTATTAAAAGATAAAACTACTAGAACCCTATTTGCCCAAAACGCGCATGAGGACTTCTT